One part of the Marinobacter sp. MDS2 genome encodes these proteins:
- the msbA gene encoding lipid A export permease/ATP-binding protein MsbA — protein MSSSIPEPLKTPPAGSWTTYKRLLTYVKPFWLAFSLAVLGNVLYAAASTGMAAAMEYVITAIENPTSQNRVLLTGLIVGVFALRGLGTFFSQYFISYVGRNVINALRNDVFDRMMTLPSRYFDENAAGRLVSKLTFNVEQVAEAATNAITITLREGLTIVGLLGFMIYTNWKLTLVFLTVGPVIGFVVSYASKRFRKISKRIQGSMGDITHVATESISGYRVVRTFGGADYERDRFRQVSARNLKQSLKMASTQAISVPVIQVLVAIAIAALVWTMLAPEIRGEMTTGQLIAFITAATTMAKPIRQVTSIHSKIQKGVAAAYDVFETMDEQPEKDGGTHAPGRVEGHIEFDQVSFRYRDQLDNVLDQISIDLPAGQSVALVGRSGSGKSTLVSLLPRFYDFTGGDIRVDGHSLMDFSLEALRAQIALVTQNVVLFNDTIAANIAYGALRDCSRDEIREAAAKAHALEFIDRMPEGLDTVIGDNGVMLSGGQRQRLAIARALLKNAPILILDEATSALDTESERHIQQALETVMQGRTTLVIAHRLSTIEKADRILVMDNGRIVESGTHDELLAAGGAYAQLHQVQFSEHS, from the coding sequence GTGAGCAGCTCCATTCCCGAGCCCCTGAAAACGCCCCCAGCTGGCAGCTGGACCACGTACAAGCGTCTGTTGACCTACGTAAAACCCTTCTGGCTGGCGTTTTCGTTAGCCGTTTTGGGTAACGTGCTCTACGCCGCCGCCTCCACTGGTATGGCTGCGGCCATGGAATACGTGATCACAGCGATCGAGAATCCAACGTCTCAGAATCGAGTGCTGTTGACCGGTTTGATTGTCGGTGTGTTTGCCCTTCGGGGGCTGGGTACCTTTTTCAGCCAGTACTTCATCAGCTACGTTGGGCGCAATGTGATTAACGCTCTGCGTAATGACGTGTTCGACCGGATGATGACGCTACCGTCCCGGTATTTCGACGAGAACGCGGCCGGCAGGCTGGTGTCCAAACTCACGTTCAACGTCGAACAAGTGGCGGAAGCGGCAACCAACGCGATCACCATCACCCTGCGTGAAGGTCTGACCATCGTCGGTTTGCTGGGCTTCATGATCTACACCAACTGGAAGCTCACGCTTGTGTTTCTGACCGTCGGGCCTGTTATCGGTTTTGTGGTTAGTTACGCCAGTAAGCGCTTTCGCAAGATCAGCAAGCGAATTCAGGGCTCCATGGGGGACATCACCCACGTGGCGACGGAATCAATTTCCGGGTATCGCGTGGTGCGCACCTTCGGTGGCGCTGACTACGAGCGCGATCGCTTCCGTCAGGTCAGCGCTCGCAACTTGAAACAAAGCTTGAAAATGGCGTCAACACAAGCCATCAGTGTGCCTGTGATTCAGGTTCTGGTTGCCATTGCGATCGCTGCGCTGGTCTGGACCATGCTTGCGCCGGAAATTCGGGGTGAAATGACAACCGGCCAGCTAATAGCGTTCATCACCGCCGCAACGACCATGGCAAAGCCCATTCGGCAGGTTACGTCGATACATTCCAAGATTCAGAAGGGTGTTGCGGCAGCTTACGATGTGTTCGAAACCATGGACGAGCAGCCGGAAAAAGACGGCGGTACCCACGCGCCCGGCCGTGTTGAAGGACACATCGAGTTCGATCAGGTATCGTTTCGCTACCGCGATCAACTCGATAATGTGCTGGACCAGATTTCGATCGACTTGCCCGCCGGCCAGAGTGTCGCGTTGGTGGGTCGCTCCGGGAGTGGTAAGTCCACTTTGGTCAGTCTGTTGCCTCGGTTTTATGACTTCACCGGCGGAGATATCCGGGTTGATGGTCATTCCCTGATGGACTTCTCTCTGGAAGCACTGCGTGCCCAAATAGCGCTAGTGACCCAGAACGTGGTCTTGTTCAACGACACCATTGCCGCAAACATCGCCTATGGTGCGTTGCGGGATTGCAGCCGGGATGAAATTCGCGAGGCCGCCGCTAAAGCCCACGCGCTTGAGTTTATTGATCGTATGCCGGAAGGCCTGGATACGGTGATCGGTGATAACGGTGTGATGCTGTCCGGTGGCCAGCGGCAGCGCTTGGCCATTGCCCGGGCGCTTCTTAAAAATGCCCCGATTTTGATATTGGATGAAGCCACATCGGCTTTGGACACCGAATCCGAGCGTCACATCCAACAGGCACTCGAAACTGTTATGCAGGGGCGCACCACCTTGGTGATTGCGCACCGGCTTTCAACCATCGAAAAGGCCGACCGAATTCTGGTGATGGATAACGGCCGTATTGTCGAATCCGGAACCCACGACGAACTGCTGGCGGCGGGCGGTGCTTATGCTCAGCTGCATCAGGTGCAGTTCAGTGAGCATTCATGA
- the murB gene encoding UDP-N-acetylmuramate dehydrogenase yields the protein MSYGPQIREQVSLKDLNTMAIAVKAEQFVDIENADQLVQALDIAREQQVETLVLGGGSNLVFAGNFEGLVLHIAIRGRRWEQVTDDTAVLALAAGENWHDAVLYAARSGYRGIENLALIPGTAGAAPVQNIGAYGVELCDTLESVTALDCDSRHVVTLSAEHCQFAYRDSFFKRNPGRYIILEIRLRLSRTAPLKLGYRDLQDYLSDADAEKLSPLDVAEAVMAVRRRKLPDPETLPNTGSFFKNPVIDQAQFEQLQKCFPDVVFYPLTDGVKLAAAWLIDQAGWKGFRNARVGIHNRQALVLINHSQGTGQDVLALAEDVRESVREKFGVELEVEPGIVGAR from the coding sequence TTGAGTTACGGGCCACAGATCCGCGAACAGGTCAGTTTGAAAGACCTGAACACGATGGCGATCGCCGTAAAAGCCGAGCAGTTCGTGGATATCGAAAATGCCGATCAACTTGTGCAGGCGCTCGACATAGCGCGTGAGCAGCAGGTTGAAACACTGGTGCTTGGTGGCGGCAGCAATCTGGTTTTCGCCGGTAATTTTGAGGGGCTTGTCCTGCATATCGCCATACGCGGAAGGCGCTGGGAACAGGTAACGGACGACACAGCCGTATTGGCGCTGGCTGCAGGCGAAAACTGGCACGATGCGGTTTTGTACGCCGCGCGCTCGGGCTATCGGGGCATTGAAAATCTGGCATTGATTCCCGGAACAGCGGGGGCTGCACCGGTTCAGAATATCGGCGCCTACGGAGTGGAGTTGTGCGATACGCTTGAGAGCGTGACGGCTTTGGATTGCGATTCACGGCACGTCGTTACCCTGAGTGCCGAACACTGTCAGTTCGCCTATCGAGACAGTTTTTTCAAGCGTAATCCCGGTCGGTATATCATTCTTGAGATTCGTCTGCGCTTGTCCCGTACTGCGCCTCTCAAGCTGGGCTATCGTGACCTTCAGGACTACCTGAGTGATGCCGATGCGGAAAAGCTTAGTCCGCTGGACGTCGCCGAGGCGGTTATGGCGGTCCGCCGGAGAAAGCTACCGGACCCTGAGACCCTGCCCAATACCGGAAGCTTCTTTAAGAATCCGGTGATTGATCAGGCGCAGTTTGAACAACTTCAGAAGTGTTTTCCGGACGTGGTGTTTTACCCGCTTACAGACGGCGTCAAACTGGCCGCGGCCTGGCTGATTGATCAAGCCGGCTGGAAAGGGTTTCGTAACGCACGTGTCGGTATTCATAATCGACAGGCGTTGGTGCTGATCAACCACTCTCAAGGTACGGGTCAGGATGTTCTGGCGTTGGCTGAGGATGTAAGAGAGTCGGTGCGGGAAAAATTCGGAGTGGAACTGGAGGTCGAGCCGGGCATTGTTGGGGCTCGCTAA
- a CDS encoding Trm112 family protein: MDKKLLSMLACPVCKGELKLNEARTELVCYQDAMAFPIREGIPVMIAVEARTLSTDERLDKH; this comes from the coding sequence ATGGATAAGAAACTTCTGTCTATGCTGGCTTGCCCAGTGTGCAAGGGCGAACTCAAACTGAACGAGGCCCGCACGGAGTTGGTGTGCTATCAGGACGCCATGGCTTTCCCGATTCGAGAAGGCATTCCCGTGATGATTGCTGTTGAAGCTCGAACACTGAGCACCGACGAGCGTCTGGATAAGCACTGA
- a CDS encoding DNA internalization-related competence protein ComEC/Rec2 — MFAFSCGVILLYRFSVLPPYPWLFLSLFVLLTIFIAKVTRFRVVFLWLIWLSVGLGWAAWHADTRLQQRLLPLEEGVPLTVSGYVCDLPQPGTFNSIRFNFCVDSWAETFDSVKGGVPPDKIRLAWYGAGEKVLPSGPIALQVVLKRPHGNLNDAGFRYEDWLFRQGVRATGSVRNVVELPGSVCGLFCSYHAWHREMASVVEGYFSGAEHYPLLASLLIGNRGHLSASHWQTLKATGTIHLVAISGLHLGLVALAAGLASRRLLLLLPAGLISGKVIRNGVFGSVVLACLFYALLAGMTVPTRRALVMVIVGGWFLLKAWEASSWRPFVIAMACVLLFDPFAPLDQGFWLSFSAVALLVWVFSGRLGNTGWLAGLMLAQCAVFVGLWPVLQAFGQAQPLAGVAANLVAIPWVSFVVMPVLFVGTLLVFVTGGSLTAHVIDVFDAVLGVLWYLLQAVEAVPVVSLPGASQAAVIAMTLVVLLMLRFPARSFQALSAIVVVGWLGVGWLSHESPVNVAVDVPEVRIWDVGQGLSVLVRSGSEVLLYDTGPEVKGAYSAVESVLLPNLRALGVRRIEHLVVSHGDSDHSGGLSVLLEDLSIGMISSGEPEVVRQKLARHPEALIQGCPRLPQMLGEFELSFWRSGSAVSGNDASCVLRLFHRQLNVDLLLTGDISRRVETEMLADRDLDWLSAFPGQRIVIAPHHGSKTSSSMKWVSAVEPNWVIYTAGYRHRYGHPHSTVVERYQDVGAVPVNTACSGQLFLSFGPDNLKITQATQQAPFWIAGPGLARDQCKIP; from the coding sequence ATGTTCGCGTTTAGTTGCGGCGTTATCTTACTGTATCGGTTCTCGGTTTTGCCACCTTATCCGTGGCTGTTTTTATCCCTATTTGTACTACTAACAATATTCATAGCAAAAGTGACCCGTTTTCGTGTCGTTTTTCTTTGGTTGATTTGGCTGTCTGTCGGGCTCGGATGGGCTGCGTGGCATGCCGACACCCGTCTGCAACAGCGGCTTTTGCCTTTGGAAGAGGGAGTGCCATTGACGGTTTCGGGGTATGTTTGTGATTTACCGCAACCAGGCACTTTTAATAGCATACGTTTCAACTTTTGCGTGGACAGCTGGGCGGAAACGTTTGATTCGGTGAAGGGTGGCGTGCCCCCGGACAAGATCCGGCTTGCTTGGTACGGTGCAGGCGAAAAGGTATTACCTTCCGGACCAATAGCGCTTCAGGTGGTTCTCAAGCGCCCGCATGGCAACCTCAATGACGCAGGTTTCCGGTACGAGGATTGGTTGTTTCGACAGGGTGTGCGGGCAACCGGGAGCGTTCGGAATGTGGTGGAGTTGCCGGGCTCGGTGTGTGGGCTCTTCTGCTCCTACCATGCCTGGCACCGGGAAATGGCGTCTGTTGTTGAAGGCTACTTTAGCGGCGCAGAGCACTACCCCTTGCTGGCTTCTTTGTTGATAGGGAATCGTGGGCACCTTTCTGCCTCGCATTGGCAAACCCTCAAGGCAACCGGCACCATCCATCTGGTCGCTATTTCCGGCTTGCACTTGGGGCTGGTGGCGTTGGCCGCCGGACTGGCCAGTCGTCGCCTTTTGCTGTTGCTGCCCGCGGGCCTGATCTCGGGCAAGGTCATCCGCAATGGGGTCTTTGGCTCAGTGGTTCTCGCGTGTTTGTTTTATGCCTTACTGGCCGGTATGACCGTGCCCACCCGTCGTGCACTGGTGATGGTGATCGTGGGTGGGTGGTTTCTGCTGAAGGCCTGGGAAGCCAGTTCGTGGCGACCTTTCGTTATCGCGATGGCCTGCGTTTTGTTGTTCGATCCTTTTGCGCCCCTCGATCAGGGATTCTGGTTGTCCTTCTCTGCAGTTGCACTGCTGGTTTGGGTATTCTCGGGGCGCTTGGGAAACACCGGGTGGCTGGCGGGGTTGATGCTGGCTCAGTGTGCGGTATTTGTTGGCCTATGGCCCGTTCTTCAAGCGTTTGGCCAAGCTCAGCCTTTGGCGGGCGTGGCGGCAAATCTGGTAGCGATTCCCTGGGTGTCGTTTGTGGTGATGCCGGTGTTGTTCGTCGGGACATTGTTGGTGTTTGTGACAGGGGGATCGCTAACGGCTCATGTGATCGACGTTTTTGATGCGGTACTGGGGGTGTTGTGGTATTTGCTGCAAGCGGTGGAGGCAGTGCCGGTAGTCTCGTTGCCGGGTGCGTCACAAGCTGCGGTGATCGCAATGACGTTGGTTGTATTGCTGATGCTGCGCTTTCCGGCTCGGTCATTCCAGGCCCTCAGTGCCATCGTTGTGGTGGGTTGGTTAGGGGTCGGGTGGTTGAGTCACGAGTCGCCGGTGAATGTGGCGGTTGATGTGCCCGAGGTGCGTATCTGGGATGTCGGGCAGGGTTTGTCTGTGCTGGTTCGCTCGGGTAGTGAAGTCTTGTTGTATGACACCGGGCCGGAGGTAAAGGGCGCGTATTCTGCCGTAGAGTCGGTCTTGCTTCCGAACCTGCGGGCACTTGGCGTGAGGCGTATTGAGCATCTTGTGGTGAGTCATGGCGATAGCGATCACTCGGGCGGGTTATCGGTCTTGCTGGAGGATTTGTCCATAGGGATGATCTCATCCGGAGAGCCGGAAGTGGTTCGTCAAAAACTGGCGCGGCATCCGGAGGCGTTAATTCAGGGCTGCCCGCGATTGCCGCAGATGTTGGGCGAGTTCGAGCTGAGCTTCTGGCGCAGTGGCTCGGCGGTATCGGGAAACGATGCTTCCTGTGTGCTTCGGCTATTTCATCGTCAGTTGAATGTCGATCTGCTTCTAACCGGGGATATTAGCCGCAGAGTAGAAACGGAAATGCTTGCAGATCGCGATTTGGATTGGTTGTCGGCCTTCCCGGGGCAGCGCATAGTGATTGCTCCGCATCATGGTAGTAAGACCTCCTCGTCGATGAAGTGGGTGTCGGCGGTAGAGCCGAACTGGGTGATCTACACGGCAGGGTATCGGCACCGATATGGCCACCCGCATAGCACAGTTGTCGAACGGTATCAGGATGTTGGCGCGGTACCGGTGAATACGGCGTGTTCAGGACAGCTATTCCTGAGTTTTGGGCCAGACAACCTGAAGATCACCCAAGCAACGCAACAAGCGCCATTCTGGATTGCTGGTCCGGGACTTGCCCGTGATCAATGTAAAATACCGTGA
- the lpxK gene encoding tetraacyldisaccharide 4'-kinase: MSNVIDRLWYGQSRPLSVLAPLAWLYRTISESKRRKAWQAGAENLPVPVVVVGNITVGGTGKSPLTARLVDCMRQEGWQPVILSRGYGGKSDRYPLLVQEGTPAGVCGDEPLMLSLATGCPVVVDPQRLRGARWALEQGLGDVLICDDGLQHYSLPRDIELAVFDAQRGIGNGAILPVGPLRESVDRLNSVDFVILNGAQFPSSGERLDEFAGTEHANIHAMTLRPASLVNLNSGESRAPEALNGKPVRGVAGIGNPGRFFETLRQLGAHVQEQAFPDHHRFRPEDLASGAGEWLVMTAKDAVKCRGFSPDNAWVLTVDACLSEPFEQRFLERLSESAVQLQSQMTERSNHG; the protein is encoded by the coding sequence ATGAGCAATGTGATCGACCGTTTATGGTATGGCCAGTCGCGGCCCTTGAGTGTTTTGGCGCCGCTTGCCTGGCTCTACCGCACGATATCTGAATCCAAACGCCGAAAGGCTTGGCAGGCTGGGGCGGAAAATTTGCCGGTGCCCGTGGTCGTGGTGGGTAACATCACCGTAGGTGGTACCGGTAAGTCGCCGTTAACGGCTCGGCTGGTTGATTGTATGCGCCAAGAGGGTTGGCAGCCGGTAATCCTGAGTCGCGGGTATGGCGGTAAAAGTGATCGCTATCCTTTGTTGGTGCAGGAGGGCACTCCAGCCGGCGTATGTGGCGACGAGCCGCTCATGCTGTCACTCGCAACCGGTTGCCCCGTGGTGGTAGATCCTCAGCGCCTGCGTGGGGCTCGTTGGGCGTTGGAGCAGGGGCTAGGCGATGTATTGATCTGCGATGATGGCCTCCAGCATTACAGCCTTCCCCGCGATATCGAACTGGCGGTGTTCGATGCTCAACGAGGCATTGGAAACGGCGCCATTCTGCCTGTAGGCCCCCTGCGAGAATCCGTTGACCGGCTCAACTCGGTTGATTTCGTGATATTGAATGGGGCCCAGTTTCCGTCAAGTGGCGAGCGTCTCGATGAATTCGCCGGCACGGAACACGCTAATATCCATGCCATGACCTTGCGGCCAGCCTCGTTGGTAAACCTGAATTCCGGAGAAAGCCGAGCGCCGGAAGCCCTTAACGGGAAACCTGTACGAGGGGTTGCCGGCATTGGTAATCCGGGGCGTTTTTTTGAAACGCTGCGGCAATTGGGCGCTCATGTACAGGAGCAGGCGTTTCCCGATCATCACCGGTTCCGCCCTGAGGATCTGGCTTCTGGGGCCGGAGAATGGTTGGTGATGACCGCAAAAGATGCGGTGAAATGTCGCGGTTTTTCGCCGGATAACGCGTGGGTATTGACCGTTGATGCCTGCCTGTCCGAACCTTTTGAACAACGCTTTCTGGAGCGGCTCAGCGAAAGTGCTGTGCAGTTGCAGTCTCAAATGACCGAGAGATCAAATCATGGATAA
- a CDS encoding integrase arm-type DNA-binding domain-containing protein, which produces MALTDVSIRKAKAIDKPFKLTDANGLFLLVRPNGSKLWRYRYRIAKKENTFALGTYPEMSLADARTARDEARALVKQGIHPSVVRQSERAKVVHQGTQTFEGVAREYAKKKARKWSKVYTDQFIRAMELNVFPSIGRLPIRSINSAHILNILNTMDQRGATAHALTVRSWCGQVFRYAVATTRADLDPSAPLKGALQKSEVNHARPLPSDGIADLLPRLRTYSGQRTTAICVELLMLTFVRTAEMRQAEWSEFDFDTAIWKIPADKMKKRRVHLVPLATQTVRLLKELRQLTGQGRYLFPNRRRHDAAMSARTVNRALEIMGFESGELSGHDFRATATTHLHEMGFDPAHVDVQLAHAKKSATDAAYNHAVYLPQRIKLMQAWADYVYSLTAK; this is translated from the coding sequence ATGGCTCTTACAGATGTGTCGATCAGAAAAGCCAAAGCCATCGACAAGCCCTTTAAGCTCACCGATGCTAACGGCCTGTTTTTATTGGTGCGCCCCAACGGCTCAAAGCTGTGGCGCTACCGATACAGGATTGCCAAAAAGGAAAACACCTTTGCTCTCGGCACGTATCCTGAGATGAGCCTGGCCGACGCCAGAACGGCGCGAGACGAGGCGCGAGCCTTGGTCAAGCAAGGCATCCATCCGTCCGTAGTCCGGCAATCGGAGCGCGCCAAAGTCGTCCACCAAGGCACCCAAACCTTTGAAGGGGTGGCCCGTGAATACGCCAAAAAGAAAGCGCGGAAATGGTCGAAGGTTTACACCGACCAATTTATCCGCGCCATGGAACTAAACGTTTTTCCGTCGATTGGCCGGCTGCCCATTCGCTCGATTAACAGCGCTCACATTCTGAACATTCTAAACACCATGGATCAGCGCGGAGCCACGGCGCACGCATTAACCGTTCGGAGTTGGTGCGGCCAGGTCTTCCGGTACGCCGTTGCAACCACGCGCGCCGACCTCGATCCATCGGCGCCGCTGAAAGGGGCGCTGCAAAAGAGCGAGGTCAACCACGCTCGGCCACTGCCCTCGGATGGCATTGCCGATTTGCTGCCACGGCTGCGCACCTACAGCGGCCAGCGCACCACCGCCATCTGCGTAGAGCTGCTGATGCTCACCTTTGTGCGCACCGCCGAGATGCGTCAGGCCGAGTGGTCCGAATTCGACTTTGATACGGCCATCTGGAAAATCCCGGCCGATAAAATGAAAAAGCGGCGAGTGCATTTGGTTCCGCTCGCCACACAAACTGTGCGTCTGCTAAAGGAGTTGCGCCAGCTTACCGGGCAGGGCCGGTACTTGTTCCCGAACCGGCGCCGACACGATGCCGCTATGAGTGCGCGCACCGTCAACCGGGCGCTGGAAATTATGGGGTTTGAGTCGGGCGAGCTGTCCGGGCACGATTTCCGGGCCACGGCCACCACGCATTTGCACGAAATGGGGTTTGATCCTGCGCACGTAGACGTTCAGTTGGCGCACGCAAAAAAGAGCGCAACCGACGCAGCCTACAACCACGCGGTTTACTTGCCGCAACGCATCAAGCTCATGCAAGCCTGGGCTGATTATGTGTATTCACTAACCGCGAAGTGA
- a CDS encoding MotA/TolQ/ExbB proton channel family protein, whose translation MFELLKAGGILMVPIVACSILALAIILERFWSLRASRVAPSQSLNELWRWIKKKELNGRKLKALQGSSPMGRVLASGLMNAKHGREIMKESIEHEASQVIHELERFLNPLGTVATITPLLGLLGTVIGMIKVFAEIQLAGVGNAGNLAGGISEALITTAAGLSVAIPALIGHRYFIRRVDELVVNMEQEAIKLVEVVHGDREIDVEGA comes from the coding sequence GTGTTTGAGCTGTTGAAAGCTGGTGGCATCCTGATGGTGCCCATTGTTGCCTGTTCCATTTTAGCGCTTGCAATTATTCTGGAGCGTTTCTGGTCGTTGCGTGCTTCCCGGGTGGCACCGAGCCAATCGCTTAACGAGCTTTGGCGCTGGATTAAGAAGAAAGAGCTGAATGGCCGGAAGCTTAAAGCACTGCAGGGCTCATCCCCCATGGGAAGGGTGTTGGCGAGTGGTTTGATGAATGCGAAACATGGTCGTGAGATCATGAAAGAAAGCATCGAACATGAGGCCAGCCAGGTCATTCACGAGCTCGAACGTTTTCTGAATCCGCTCGGTACGGTTGCGACTATTACGCCGCTGCTTGGGCTTCTCGGTACCGTGATCGGCATGATCAAAGTGTTTGCCGAAATCCAGCTGGCGGGCGTTGGCAATGCCGGCAATTTGGCCGGGGGCATATCGGAGGCGCTGATCACCACGGCGGCCGGGTTAAGTGTTGCCATTCCAGCGTTGATTGGTCACCGCTACTTCATTCGCCGGGTCGATGAGTTGGTGGTCAACATGGAGCAGGAAGCCATTAAGTTGGTTGAGGTGGTTCATGGTGATCGCGAAATCGACGTGGAAGGAGCCTGA
- a CDS encoding biopolymer transporter ExbD, producing MKFKRQRSQEVGVDLTPLIDVVFLLLIFFMVSTTFTRESHLEVELPEANGDPAEPTEVRQIDVVINAQGQYILNDKTLVNNRRETLERGVSELAEGDNSLPYIITADARTPHEFVVRAMDVAGRLGFAKLSITTEREAESP from the coding sequence GTGAAGTTCAAGCGCCAGAGAAGCCAGGAAGTCGGGGTAGACCTGACGCCATTGATCGATGTGGTGTTCCTGCTGCTGATTTTCTTTATGGTTTCCACCACTTTCACCCGTGAAAGCCATCTTGAGGTGGAGTTGCCTGAAGCCAATGGGGACCCCGCGGAACCGACTGAAGTCCGTCAGATTGATGTGGTCATTAATGCCCAGGGTCAATACATTCTCAATGATAAAACGCTGGTGAATAATCGTCGGGAGACTCTGGAAAGAGGTGTCAGCGAGTTGGCCGAAGGGGATAACAGCTTGCCGTATATCATTACTGCAGACGCTCGCACGCCGCATGAGTTTGTTGTTCGTGCAATGGATGTGGCAGGCCGATTGGGCTTTGCGAAATTAAGCATCACCACCGAGCGGGAGGCTGAATCCCCGTGA
- a CDS encoding low molecular weight protein-tyrosine-phosphatase, whose protein sequence is MSESVRVLFVCLGNICRSPSAEGVFRQLVNEQGMADKVVIDSCGTADWHTGKSPDSRSIEAAGRRGIDLSGLQARQIKPDDLDTFDYVLVMDRSNLADVRDLWRQNGGAEPQLFLEFGQSSDLEVPDPYYGGDQGFEQVLDLIQDASEGLLDHIRGRLA, encoded by the coding sequence ATGTCTGAATCCGTTCGGGTTCTTTTTGTCTGTTTGGGTAATATTTGCCGCTCGCCCAGTGCCGAAGGCGTGTTTCGTCAGCTCGTAAACGAGCAGGGCATGGCGGACAAAGTAGTCATCGATTCTTGCGGAACAGCAGATTGGCATACCGGGAAATCTCCGGATTCCCGATCCATTGAGGCAGCAGGGCGAAGAGGTATTGATCTTTCTGGCCTGCAGGCACGGCAGATCAAACCAGATGACCTGGATACTTTTGATTATGTGCTGGTGATGGACCGCTCGAATCTGGCCGATGTACGGGATCTTTGGCGTCAGAACGGCGGCGCGGAACCTCAATTGTTTCTGGAGTTTGGCCAGTCCAGCGATTTGGAAGTGCCGGATCCGTATTACGGCGGCGATCAAGGGTTTGAGCAGGTTCTCGATCTGATCCAGGACGCCAGCGAAGGGCTGCTTGATCATATTCGGGGGCGGTTGGCTTGA
- the kdsB gene encoding 3-deoxy-manno-octulosonate cytidylyltransferase, with amino-acid sequence MSFTVVIPARYASSRLPGKPLAMIAGKPMIQHVHERAQESRAGRVVIATDDSRIEEACRAFGAEVVMTSANHASGTDRLEEVARKLELEPEHRVVNVQGDEPLLPPALINQVADNLERYPEVAISTLCERIHDARQVFNPNVVKVVFDGRGIAHYFSRAPIPWARDTWPQNASSAEVDLPEGIGYFRHIGIYGYRASVLSDFVSWVPAPTEQVEALEQLRALYNGASIHVDVAERPPAPGVDTEEDLERIRKLMEAGGRYV; translated from the coding sequence ATGTCTTTTACTGTCGTGATTCCCGCCCGCTATGCGTCCAGCCGATTGCCGGGCAAACCGTTGGCGATGATTGCTGGCAAGCCAATGATCCAGCATGTTCATGAGCGCGCTCAGGAAAGCCGGGCAGGCCGTGTGGTGATCGCAACTGACGATTCGCGTATCGAAGAGGCTTGCCGTGCGTTTGGTGCTGAAGTGGTGATGACGTCAGCCAATCACGCCAGTGGCACGGATCGCTTGGAAGAGGTCGCGCGCAAGCTCGAGCTTGAGCCCGAGCATCGAGTGGTCAATGTGCAAGGTGATGAACCGCTATTGCCACCGGCGTTGATTAATCAGGTAGCCGACAATCTGGAGCGTTACCCGGAAGTGGCGATATCGACCTTGTGCGAGCGCATTCACGACGCCCGGCAGGTATTTAACCCGAATGTGGTTAAAGTGGTGTTTGATGGTCGCGGTATTGCCCATTACTTCAGCCGGGCACCGATTCCCTGGGCTCGGGATACGTGGCCTCAAAATGCCAGTTCCGCAGAAGTGGATCTACCGGAGGGCATCGGGTACTTCCGTCACATTGGAATTTACGGTTATCGAGCCAGCGTTCTGAGCGACTTTGTGAGTTGGGTGCCGGCACCCACCGAGCAAGTGGAAGCTTTGGAACAGCTACGGGCGCTCTACAACGGTGCCAGTATTCATGTGGACGTTGCAGAGCGGCCCCCTGCGCCAGGCGTGGACACGGAAGAAGATTTAGAGAGAATCAGAAAATTGATGGAAGCCGGAGGGCGCTATGTCTGA